The genomic region CGTATGTGAACTTCGAAAAATAGGGAACTTATCCTGAAAAGATACATgaaattgaaataaataaaaagattATTTTAATATGGGACtatttttaatacatgttgaacACTTTATATCTCAAGTTTGAACATATATATTTAACATTTATGAAATATTTTCATTTCCCTCATAATAGCTTTTACCTTTTTTAATACCGACTTTTGACAATATTTCCTTCAAACTTAAACATTTATTTTGTAAAACATAAAGAGTCAAGAGCTAATGGGTCATGCTCTAGCGGCTCATACAAAGGGCATGGCGTCAAATAGGAGGATTCCTTTTGGGAGTCTGCCAGCTGAACTCATGATGTCAATGACGATGAAGCACTTTGAATTAACTTATCCAGAAGACATGAAGGGATAGATTGTACCGCAACNNNNNNNNNNNNNNNNNNNNNNNNNNNNNNNNNNNNNNNNNNNNNNNNNNNNNNNNNNNNNNNNNNNNNNNNNNNNNNNNNNNNNNNNNNNNNNNNNNNNNNNNNNNNNNNNNNNNNNNNNNNNNNNNNNNNNNNNNNNNNNNNNNNNNNNNNNNNNNNNNNNNNNNNNNNNNNNNNNNNNNNNNNNNNNNNNNNNNNNNNNNNNNNNNNNNNNNNNNNNNNNNNNNNNNNNNNNNNNNNNNNNNNNNNNNNNNNNNNNNNNNNNNNNNNNNNNNNNNNNNNNNNNNNNNNNNNNNNNNNNNNNNNNNNNNNNNNNNNNNNNNNNNNNNNNNNNNNNNNNNNNNNNNNNNNNNNNNNNNNNNNNNNNNNNNNNNNNNNNNNNNNNNNNNNNNNNNNNNNNNNNNNNNNNNNNNNNNNNNNNNNNNNNNNNNNNNNNNNNNNNNNNNNNNNNNNNNNNNNNNNNNNNNNNNNNNNNNNNNNNNNNNNNNNNNNNNNNNNNNNNNNNNNNNNNNNNNNNNNNNNNNNNNNNNNNNNNNNNNNNNNNNNNNNNNNNNNNNNNNNNNNNNNNNNNNNNNNNNNNNNNNNNNNNNNNNNNNNNNNNNNNNNNNNNNNNNNNNNNNNNNNNNNNNNNNNNNNNNNNNNNNNNNNNNNNNNNNNNNNNNNNNNNNNNNNNNNNNNNNNNNNNNNNNNNNNNNNNNNNNNNNNNNNNNNNNNNNNNNNNNNNNNNNNNNNNNNNNNNNNNNNNNNATCGAGAGCGATGATGTCATGAGCTCCTTTGGGACCTCAATAAAGCTCAGAAACATTGCCCATGACAACATCGAGCACGTGGAGCATGAGATTATTTGATAGCACACACAACAGAAGCCTGTGTATACGCCTTCCTCGTTGCCGGCCCTAAGAATAGGTTAGGCTTGATGCCCTTGAAAATTCCAAACCGACCAAGTCACTATTATAATGGTCTCCATCTTTCACTGTTGGTTCGTCACTGGCCGTATATATATAGTTAATGGTATCGCCTGCAAAGCTAGTTCGTCATTTGGCATATATACAATGTTATCACCTGCAAATTAAGTAAGCGTAGCGGCATGTCACATTGACGGCGGCCGGCCGTATCTTTGGTCAGAAGCGGTGAAATACATACATCGTCGGAATGCACGAATTAGCGGCCATGTGACCATGTCATGTGTGCCTGCCTTCTCCAGCTTGTGGAGACGTTGACAGCTTAATTTGTTGAGTTCTTGTGCGTGCCTTGGGTTCCTGTCCTAGCTATATAAACTGGATCTAGCTAGTTGTCCGTGGCAACAACCAACAGACAATTCACTCATTTGAGCGAGCGACAGAGCTAGGGGCCGGACGAGATGGCTGCTGACTGCGGGAGCAGGGAGGAGATTTGGAGCCTGGCCGGCGCCACCGCGCTCGTCACCGGCGGCAGCAAAGGGATAGGGTATAGCATATGttcacacatgcacgcatgcatctCTTCATTCTACCAATGCAGTTAGTAGTGTTGTACATGTTGCTCCGACCCTCATTTTAAGTTGTCCTTGAATAGACATGCCATCGTGGAGGAGCTTGCTAGGTTTGGGGCGAGGGTGCACACCTGCTCCCGGAACTCAGCGGAGCTGGAGGAGTGCCGCCGGCGGTGGGAGGAGAAGAACCTCCAGGTCACCGTCTCTGTCTGTGATGTGTCCATAGGAGCCGACAGGGAGAAGCTTATGGACACGGTCCGGCAAACCTTCCACTCCAAGCTCGACATACTAGTAAGTTATACGTTCCCTTTATACGGAAGTTATAAACATGCCATGTAGTTTGCAAAGCGATCTTATATTacgagacggagggagtaagttCTATATTTGACGCCTCGACGCGACATTATTATGAGTTAGTAAAATCTCCCTTCATCCAAATAACATAGGTGAACAATGCGGCACAATTGTTCTACAAGCCCACTGTTGGATGTACAGGGGAGGAATACTCGAATCTGATGAATACCAACTTGGAGTCAACCTTCCATCTCAGCCAACTCGCACACCCTCTTCTCCTACACGCTTCTATTGCCGGAGGAGGCACCATCATCAACATGTCCTCTATTGGAGGTTCAATCGGCTTTGCAGGCTACACAATTTATGCTACCACAAAAGGTATCTACATGTGCACTTCATTGCCAAAATATACAATAATGACATTTGTTTGTATCATCCCAACAAAAGTGCGTCCATCGTTTATGAATTTTAAAATATTATTTGGTACCTAAAATTAAGTGGATTTTTTTATGGTTGTATTTGTCCTTTACTATTTAGGTGCAATACACCAGCTTACGAGGAGTTTGGCCACCGAGTGGGGCCCCGACAAGATCCGTGTGAATGCCATTGCCCCAGGTTTTATCACAACCGATATGATTAAAGATGTAAGTAGTGTCTAGCATGCATTTTTCTTGTTTAAACAACAACATATGAAATTAAACCGTATTTTTGTAGATATCTCATGAGATAATAAGTTCACTTTATATTGGGAGGGAAACATTATAATTTTCCAAACGatgtattatttgcaccaaaataGCCATATCATAATAGACCGAAGCAAGTGCTAGCGCTGTTTTCACTATGATACAAGAGCTTGTCGGATTGATATTGCCAATCACTAATTCACGGACAAAAAATCTGTATTGC from Triticum aestivum cultivar Chinese Spring chromosome 4A, IWGSC CS RefSeq v2.1, whole genome shotgun sequence harbors:
- the LOC123082604 gene encoding noroxomaritidine/norcraugsodine reductase is translated as MAADCGSREEIWSLAGATALVTGGSKGIGHAIVEELARFGARVHTCSRNSAELEECRRRWEEKNLQVTVSVCDVSIGADREKLMDTVRQTFHSKLDILVNNAAQLFYKPTVGCTGEEYSNLMNTNLESTFHLSQLAHPLLLHASIAGGGTIINMSSIGGSIGFAGYTIYATTKGAIHQLTRSLATEWGPDKIRVNAIAPGFITTDMIKDIDTEFMKQEHLKTPLGRSGKPVEIATAVSFLCMPAASFITGQVICIDGGRTISS